In Syntrophomonas wolfei subsp. wolfei str. Goettingen G311, a single window of DNA contains:
- the cobA gene encoding uroporphyrinogen-III C-methyltransferase yields MEKKGLVYLIGAGPGDPGLFTLKGKRVLEKAEVVVYDRLVGDEILSMADPDAEFIYVGKASSRHALSQDEINALLAEKAAQGKIVARLKGGDPFLFGRGGEEALYLKERGHRFEVIPGITSAIAVPAYAGIPVTHRDATSSLAIITGHEKPGKQESSIHWQELASGIGTLVFLMGVENLEFICDNLISHGREPSTPVALIRWGTLPQQQVLSGTLENIVKRVKESGFQPPAVIVVGEVVKLREELNWLESQPLWGKRVVITRARAQASQLVERIRDLGGQAIEFPSIKIEKEKNLAALHNAFKNIGQYEWIIFTSINAVDIFFAESRQAGLDIRDLQGIKLGAIGPATRDKLLNRGLRVDVVPEDYRAEGILKELRDRIKPGQWILLPRARGARSILPETLRRWGAHVNEIYLYQAIAASQVSQATLKNIIAGNMDYLTFTSSSTVSNFVKIIGAENIAGLKGKVKVACIGPVTADTARENGFNVDILAQEYTINGLLEAILADL; encoded by the coding sequence ATGGAGAAAAAAGGACTGGTGTACCTTATCGGGGCCGGACCCGGAGACCCCGGCTTGTTCACCCTGAAAGGCAAACGAGTACTGGAGAAAGCCGAAGTAGTAGTCTATGACCGGCTGGTGGGAGATGAAATCCTATCCATGGCCGATCCGGACGCCGAGTTCATTTATGTTGGCAAAGCCTCATCCCGGCACGCCTTGTCCCAGGATGAAATCAACGCCCTGCTGGCCGAAAAAGCCGCTCAAGGCAAAATAGTAGCCCGTTTGAAAGGGGGCGACCCCTTCCTCTTTGGCCGGGGCGGCGAAGAAGCCCTGTATCTGAAGGAGCGAGGCCATAGATTCGAAGTGATACCCGGGATTACCTCGGCCATCGCCGTACCAGCCTATGCCGGAATACCGGTAACCCACCGGGATGCCACTTCCAGCCTGGCTATAATTACCGGGCATGAGAAGCCCGGTAAGCAGGAAAGCTCCATTCATTGGCAGGAGCTGGCGAGCGGCATCGGCACCCTGGTTTTTCTGATGGGAGTCGAGAACCTGGAGTTCATTTGTGATAATTTAATCAGCCACGGTCGGGAGCCCAGCACCCCTGTAGCTTTAATAAGGTGGGGAACCCTTCCCCAGCAGCAGGTCTTAAGCGGTACCCTGGAAAATATCGTTAAACGGGTAAAGGAAAGCGGTTTTCAACCTCCTGCCGTTATAGTGGTAGGGGAAGTAGTGAAGCTACGGGAAGAGTTGAACTGGTTGGAAAGCCAACCCCTCTGGGGAAAACGAGTAGTCATAACCCGCGCCCGCGCCCAGGCCAGCCAGTTGGTGGAAAGAATCAGAGACCTGGGAGGGCAGGCCATAGAATTTCCCTCCATTAAAATAGAAAAAGAGAAGAACCTGGCAGCCTTGCATAATGCCTTTAAGAATATTGGCCAGTATGAATGGATAATATTTACCAGCATCAATGCAGTGGATATATTTTTTGCCGAGAGCCGGCAGGCCGGGTTGGATATCCGGGATTTGCAAGGTATAAAACTGGGCGCTATCGGCCCTGCTACCCGCGATAAACTGCTGAACAGAGGATTACGGGTGGATGTCGTACCGGAAGATTACCGGGCGGAAGGCATCCTTAAGGAATTAAGAGATCGAATCAAGCCCGGGCAGTGGATTCTCCTCCCCCGGGCCCGGGGAGCCAGGAGCATTTTGCCCGAAACCCTGCGCCGCTGGGGAGCCCATGTCAACGAAATATATTTATACCAGGCCATTGCTGCCAGCCAGGTTAGCCAGGCCACCCTGAAGAATATAATTGCCGGAAATATGGATTATCTAACATTTACAAGTTCCTCAACTGTAAGCAACTTTGTTAAAATAATCGGGGCGGAGAACATCGCCGGATTAAAAGGAAAGGTCAAGGTAGCCTGTATCGGTCCGGTAACCGCCGACACCGCCAGGGAAAACGGTTTTAATGTTGATATCCTGGCCCAAGAGTACACCATTAATGGATTGCTGGAAGCCATATTGGCAGACCTTTAA
- a CDS encoding radical SAM/SPASM domain-containing protein — MIGCTKLLCGTATVSEVIKYSGHEGTVPPQLLQFSDRNRPLVVWNMTNRCNLRCKHCYIEAEDRKYQDELSTEEAREMINDLAAMKVPVLLFSGGEPLIRQDIFELGQMAAEKGLRPVISTNGTLIDDEVARKIKKAGFQYVGISIDGAPATHDEFRNRPGAFADALRGIKACLNNGVKTGIRFTVNKYNQDDLPEIFEIIEREGIPRFCMYHLVYAGRGREMADMDTSIGEKRDILELVSKKTIELYEKGVEVEILTTDNHADGIFLLNYIKEQQPERQEEIEQLLQMHGGCSAGTKFANIDPRGNVHPCQFWQDYTVGNIREKPFSEIWTSDDELMIKLREKEKHVKGKCGDCSYKSLCSGCRIRARAVYDDLWAEDPACYLTQAEMK, encoded by the coding sequence ATGATAGGATGCACCAAGTTGCTCTGCGGAACGGCCACCGTTTCCGAAGTAATCAAATACAGCGGACATGAAGGCACTGTGCCTCCCCAGCTTTTGCAGTTTTCGGACCGCAACCGGCCCCTGGTGGTCTGGAACATGACCAACCGCTGCAATCTGCGCTGCAAGCACTGCTATATAGAAGCCGAAGACCGCAAGTACCAGGACGAACTGAGCACGGAAGAAGCCCGGGAGATGATTAACGACCTAGCCGCGATGAAAGTTCCGGTACTGCTCTTTTCCGGGGGCGAGCCCCTGATACGGCAGGATATCTTCGAGCTGGGACAAATGGCGGCGGAAAAAGGTTTGCGGCCGGTGATTTCCACTAACGGCACCCTGATCGATGATGAAGTGGCCCGTAAGATAAAAAAGGCTGGTTTTCAATATGTAGGTATTAGTATAGACGGGGCTCCGGCCACCCACGATGAGTTCAGAAACCGTCCCGGAGCATTTGCTGATGCCCTGCGGGGAATCAAGGCTTGCCTCAATAACGGCGTCAAGACGGGCATTCGTTTTACGGTCAACAAGTATAACCAGGACGATTTGCCGGAGATATTCGAAATTATCGAAAGAGAAGGCATACCCCGCTTCTGCATGTATCACCTGGTTTATGCCGGGCGTGGACGGGAAATGGCCGATATGGACACCAGCATCGGGGAAAAACGCGATATACTGGAACTGGTCAGTAAAAAAACCATTGAACTCTATGAAAAAGGGGTAGAAGTGGAGATATTGACCACCGATAACCATGCTGACGGCATCTTCCTGCTGAATTATATAAAAGAACAGCAGCCCGAGCGCCAGGAAGAAATAGAACAATTATTGCAGATGCACGGCGGTTGTTCCGCCGGAACCAAATTTGCCAATATCGACCCCCGCGGCAATGTACACCCCTGCCAGTTCTGGCAGGACTACACCGTGGGTAATATCAGAGAAAAACCCTTCAGTGAAATCTGGACCTCGGATGACGAGTTGATGATAAAGCTGCGGGAAAAAGAAAAGCATGTAAAAGGCAAGTGCGGGGACTGCAGTTACAAATCCCTTTGCTCCGGCTGCCGTATTCGGGCCCGCGCGGTCTATGATGACCTCTGGGCCGAAGACCCCGCCTGCTATCTGACGCAAGCTGAAATGAAGTGA
- the hemB gene encoding porphobilinogen synthase, which translates to MGFPIQRMRRLRSSETLRRMVRETTLRSSDFIYPLFVIYGQDKKIPVNSMPGVFQFSVDRLPEEIKEIDSLKIPAVLLFGLPEHKDSVGSSAYQDNGVVQEATRLIKKICPEMLVITDVCLCEYTDHGHCGLIDQKGVVDNDATMGLLAQEALSHARAGCDIIAPSDMMDGRIGYIRKELDDNGYKDIPIMAYAAKYASSFYGPFRDAADSAPQFGDRKSYQMDGANIREALREVALDIEEGADIVMVKPALPYLDVIKAVKEKFAYPTAAYNVSGEYAMIKAAAACGWLDEERVMMEALTSIKRAGADLIITYFAKDAARVLQKL; encoded by the coding sequence ATGGGATTTCCTATACAGCGGATGAGAAGATTGCGCAGCAGCGAAACCCTGCGCCGCATGGTGCGCGAAACCACTTTGCGCAGCAGCGATTTCATTTATCCACTTTTCGTTATTTACGGCCAGGACAAAAAAATACCAGTTAACTCCATGCCCGGAGTTTTTCAGTTCTCCGTAGATCGCTTGCCCGAGGAGATAAAGGAGATAGATTCACTGAAGATTCCCGCCGTGCTCCTCTTCGGCCTGCCCGAACATAAAGACAGTGTGGGCAGCTCCGCCTACCAGGACAATGGAGTAGTACAAGAAGCAACCCGGCTCATAAAGAAGATCTGCCCGGAAATGCTGGTAATCACCGATGTCTGTCTTTGTGAGTATACCGACCACGGCCATTGCGGGCTTATTGACCAAAAAGGCGTGGTAGATAATGACGCCACCATGGGTTTACTGGCCCAGGAAGCCCTGTCTCATGCCCGGGCCGGTTGTGATATTATAGCCCCCTCTGATATGATGGATGGAAGAATCGGATATATAAGAAAAGAACTGGATGATAATGGCTATAAAGATATTCCCATTATGGCCTATGCCGCCAAATATGCCTCTAGCTTTTACGGACCCTTCCGGGATGCGGCCGACTCCGCGCCCCAGTTCGGGGATCGCAAAAGCTACCAGATGGACGGAGCCAATATCCGGGAAGCCCTGCGTGAAGTAGCTCTCGACATCGAAGAAGGAGCCGACATAGTGATGGTTAAACCGGCTTTACCCTATCTGGATGTAATAAAAGCCGTCAAAGAAAAATTTGCCTACCCTACGGCTGCCTATAATGTCAGTGGGGAGTATGCCATGATAAAGGCTGCCGCTGCTTGCGGCTGGCTGGATGAAGAGCGCGTAATGATGGAAGCCCTTACCTCCATAAAACGAGCCGGAGCTGATTTGATAATAACTTACTTTGCCAAAGACGCCGCCCGGGTTTTGCAAAAGCTGTAA
- the nirJ2 gene encoding putative heme d1 biosynthesis radical SAM protein NirJ2: MLVSWNTTNQCNMFCDHCYRDAGARLEDELSTEQAKKLIEEIKKAGFRIMIFSGGEPLMRPDIFELGQYATRQGLRVVMGTNGSLISPEVAQKLKKAGFMAAGVSLDSLNPAKNNAFRKLDNAFQLTCEGMQNLKDAGLPFQVHTTVMDWNVDELEAICDFAIEIGAMAYHVFFLVPTGRGADIEEEALRVAEYEKTIARLMDKQKKIPIELKPTCAPQFMRIGEKKGLSLRFSRGCLAGITYCIISPRGDVQPCAYLDIALGNVKEQAFDRIWAENPMLQELRTMDYKGKCGICDYKDKCGGCRARAYYYSNGDYMAEDEWCLYQPPDARKR, translated from the coding sequence ATGTTGGTATCCTGGAACACCACCAACCAATGCAATATGTTCTGCGACCACTGTTACCGGGATGCAGGGGCCCGGCTCGAGGACGAGCTTAGCACGGAGCAGGCCAAAAAACTCATTGAAGAAATAAAAAAAGCCGGTTTCCGCATAATGATTTTCAGCGGCGGAGAACCCTTGATGCGCCCCGATATCTTTGAACTCGGGCAATATGCCACCCGGCAAGGCTTAAGGGTAGTTATGGGAACCAATGGTAGCCTCATAAGCCCGGAAGTAGCCCAAAAGCTAAAAAAAGCCGGATTTATGGCCGCCGGGGTCAGCCTGGACAGTCTCAATCCCGCCAAGAACAATGCCTTTCGCAAGCTGGACAACGCTTTCCAGCTCACCTGCGAAGGGATGCAGAACCTAAAAGACGCCGGCCTGCCTTTTCAAGTCCATACCACCGTAATGGACTGGAATGTAGACGAACTGGAAGCCATCTGCGACTTTGCCATAGAAATAGGAGCCATGGCTTACCATGTCTTTTTCCTCGTACCCACCGGCAGAGGAGCCGATATAGAAGAAGAAGCCCTGCGCGTGGCCGAATATGAGAAGACCATTGCCCGCTTGATGGACAAACAAAAGAAAATCCCCATAGAGCTGAAGCCCACCTGCGCCCCCCAGTTCATGCGCATCGGGGAGAAGAAGGGGCTTTCCCTGCGCTTTTCCCGGGGTTGCCTGGCAGGAATCACTTATTGCATTATAAGCCCCCGGGGTGATGTACAGCCCTGTGCCTATTTGGACATAGCCCTGGGCAATGTGAAAGAGCAAGCCTTTGACCGCATCTGGGCGGAAAACCCCATGCTGCAGGAGCTGAGAACCATGGACTACAAGGGCAAATGCGGTATTTGCGACTATAAAGACAAATGCGGAGGCTGCCGCGCCCGCGCCTATTACTACAGCAACGGAGATTACATGGCCGAAGATGAGTGGTGCCTTTACCAGCCCCCGGATGCCAGAAAGAGATGA
- a CDS encoding AsnC family transcriptional regulator, which translates to MKEMNELSRTDREILNILQADFPLTTSPYRDVAKSLNLDEDEVIARIQAMKKSGLIRRIGGIMDARSLGFYSTLCACKVPEQRIDEVAGIINQQKGVTHNYIRDHEYNMWFTLTAPSQDEAMQILKSLQNDAGIEVISMPAKQVYKIKVSFEMSETDAL; encoded by the coding sequence ATGAAAGAGATGAATGAATTAAGCAGGACTGATCGGGAAATATTAAATATATTGCAGGCAGATTTTCCCTTGACTACCTCGCCCTACCGTGATGTGGCCAAGAGTTTAAATCTGGATGAAGATGAAGTCATAGCCCGGATTCAGGCTATGAAAAAAAGCGGCTTAATTCGGCGAATCGGGGGAATAATGGATGCCAGAAGCCTGGGTTTCTATTCCACCCTTTGTGCCTGCAAGGTACCGGAGCAGCGCATTGATGAAGTGGCCGGGATAATCAACCAGCAAAAAGGAGTAACCCATAATTATATTCGCGACCACGAATACAATATGTGGTTTACCCTGACTGCTCCCTCGCAAGATGAAGCTATGCAGATACTTAAATCCCTGCAAAATGATGCCGGAATAGAAGTAATTAGTATGCCGGCGAAGCAGGTATATAAGATAAAAGTTTCCTTTGAAATGAGTGAGACTGATGCCCTATGA
- a CDS encoding Lrp/AsnC family transcriptional regulator: protein MPYDSTDREIMRFLQGDIPLESRPYKNLAERLELSEEEIVLRVKKLREKGFLRRMGAVLRHRQAGFAVNAMVAWKLENEEQADRAGKIMAGYKEISHCYIREVPPDFDYSIFSMIHVKNEERLAEIIEEISLQTGIGKYIIIRSSRELKKESMQYF, encoded by the coding sequence ATGCCCTATGATAGTACTGACAGAGAAATAATGCGCTTTTTGCAGGGGGATATTCCCCTGGAATCGCGTCCCTATAAGAACCTGGCGGAGAGATTAGAGCTCAGCGAAGAAGAAATTGTTCTTCGCGTAAAGAAACTCCGGGAAAAAGGATTCTTAAGAAGGATGGGAGCCGTCCTGCGTCATCGCCAGGCCGGGTTTGCGGTAAACGCCATGGTGGCGTGGAAGCTCGAGAATGAAGAACAAGCTGACCGGGCCGGGAAGATAATGGCCGGCTATAAAGAAATCAGCCATTGCTATATCCGGGAAGTTCCGCCTGATTTTGATTACAGCATTTTCTCCATGATTCATGTAAAGAATGAAGAACGCTTGGCGGAAATCATTGAGGAAATTTCTTTGCAAACAGGGATAGGAAAATACATTATAATAAGAAGTAGTAGAGAATTAAAAAAAGAAAGCATGCAGTATTTTTGA
- the hemL gene encoding glutamate-1-semialdehyde 2,1-aminomutase — MRTERSIELFARAREYIPGGVNSPVRAFKAVGNNPLFIKEGHGSKIYDVDGNEYIDYVCSWGPLILGHSHPQVVQAICEAAEKGSSFGAPCEQEIELAQLICEAIPSVEKVRMVNSGTEATMSAVRLARAFTGRNHIVKFEGCYHGHADHFLIQAGSGLLTAGVPTSPGVPEAFARHTLVARYNDLDSVERLFAQAPADIAAVIVEPVAGNMGLVLPEPGFLEGLRQITKRYGALLIFDEVISGFRFCFGGYQNIVNIEPDLTTLGKIIGGGLPVGAYGGKKEIMERIAPEGDVYQAGTLSGNPLAMAAGSATLKILRAGKCYELLESTAASLCGQLNQILAQHDGLLSMNRVASLFSLFFTGDKVRDYSSVMRSDTGKYASFHQQLLQGGVYFPPSQFEVCFISAAHDEGDVEKTLKTIDKALQQTMVEQ, encoded by the coding sequence ATGAGAACAGAGCGGTCGATCGAACTTTTTGCCAGGGCCCGGGAATATATTCCCGGGGGCGTAAACAGTCCCGTCAGAGCTTTTAAGGCCGTGGGAAACAATCCTCTATTTATCAAGGAGGGCCACGGTTCCAAGATTTATGATGTGGATGGCAATGAGTATATAGATTATGTCTGCTCCTGGGGACCACTGATTTTAGGACACAGCCATCCCCAGGTGGTACAGGCTATTTGTGAAGCCGCGGAAAAAGGCAGCAGCTTTGGCGCTCCCTGTGAACAGGAAATAGAGCTGGCCCAATTAATTTGTGAGGCCATACCATCGGTGGAAAAAGTACGCATGGTAAATTCCGGAACCGAGGCCACCATGAGTGCGGTGCGCCTGGCCCGGGCTTTTACCGGCAGGAACCATATCGTTAAATTTGAGGGTTGTTATCACGGACATGCTGATCATTTTCTAATACAGGCCGGCTCAGGATTATTGACCGCAGGAGTGCCGACCAGTCCCGGGGTGCCCGAAGCCTTTGCCCGGCATACCCTGGTGGCTCGCTATAATGACCTGGATTCAGTAGAAAGACTCTTTGCACAAGCCCCGGCGGATATTGCTGCCGTAATAGTGGAGCCCGTAGCGGGCAATATGGGCCTGGTACTGCCTGAGCCCGGTTTTTTGGAAGGCCTCCGGCAGATAACAAAAAGATACGGTGCCCTGTTAATTTTTGATGAAGTAATCAGCGGTTTCCGCTTCTGTTTTGGCGGTTACCAGAATATAGTGAATATTGAGCCTGACCTGACCACCCTGGGCAAGATAATCGGCGGGGGATTACCGGTAGGAGCTTATGGGGGCAAAAAGGAGATTATGGAGAGGATTGCCCCGGAGGGGGACGTTTACCAGGCCGGTACTCTTTCCGGCAACCCCCTGGCTATGGCTGCGGGAAGCGCAACTCTAAAGATTCTGCGGGCGGGTAAATGCTACGAGCTACTGGAAAGCACTGCGGCCAGCCTTTGCGGGCAACTGAATCAGATCCTGGCCCAGCACGATGGGCTATTAAGCATGAACCGGGTAGCATCCCTGTTTTCCCTTTTCTTTACCGGGGACAAAGTCCGGGATTATTCCTCGGTCATGCGCTCCGATACTGGCAAATATGCTAGTTTTCACCAGCAGTTGTTGCAGGGAGGAGTATATTTCCCCCCATCCCAGTTTGAAGTCTGCTTTATTTCCGCTGCTCATGACGAAGGGGATGTTGAGAAGACCCTAAAAACCATAGATAAGGCCCTGCAGCAAACGATGGTTGAACAGTAG
- a CDS encoding CheR family methyltransferase: MENVLDWEWFIKKFEALSKIDLKAYKRPQMERRINSFMRSVNAPDYKSFVDLLNSDKAVYRRFLDHITINVSEFFRNANHWEVLEKEIIPLLLKERSSLKVWSAGCSTGEEPYSLAIMFKEKGFPLSGNILATDLDSEVLEKAGMGIYSNKVVQGLSPEQLKKYFENQGSYYQAKDELKKMISFQKHDLLRDLFPRDYDLILCRNVVIYFTEESKFKLYQRFSNSLRSGGVLFIGSTEQIFQARELNLKSIATFFYQKY; this comes from the coding sequence GTGGAAAATGTCCTGGACTGGGAGTGGTTTATCAAGAAGTTTGAAGCCCTTAGCAAGATAGACTTAAAGGCTTACAAGCGACCGCAGATGGAGAGGCGTATCAATAGTTTTATGCGCTCGGTAAATGCTCCCGACTACAAAAGCTTTGTAGATTTGCTAAACAGTGACAAAGCGGTTTATCGCCGCTTTTTAGACCATATTACCATTAATGTTTCCGAGTTCTTTCGTAACGCCAATCACTGGGAAGTGCTGGAGAAGGAAATAATTCCCCTGCTGCTTAAGGAGCGCAGCAGCCTGAAGGTTTGGAGTGCAGGCTGTTCCACGGGTGAAGAACCCTATTCCCTGGCCATCATGTTTAAGGAAAAGGGTTTTCCCCTGTCCGGTAACATATTGGCCACCGACCTGGACAGCGAAGTACTGGAGAAGGCAGGTATGGGAATCTACTCCAATAAGGTGGTACAAGGTCTTTCTCCGGAGCAGCTGAAAAAGTATTTTGAAAACCAGGGCAGTTATTACCAGGCCAAAGATGAGCTGAAAAAGATGATTAGTTTTCAGAAGCATGACCTTTTAAGGGATTTATTTCCCCGGGACTATGACCTTATTCTCTGCCGTAATGTGGTAATATATTTTACAGAAGAAAGCAAATTCAAGCTATATCAAAGATTTTCGAACTCGCTTAGAAGCGGTGGAGTACTTTTCATCGGCAGTACCGAACAGATTTTTCAGGCCCGGGAACTAAACTTGAAATCCATAGCTACCTTTTTTTACCAGAAATATTAA
- a CDS encoding electron transfer flavoprotein subunit beta/FixA family protein, protein MKVLVCVKQTFDTEAKIELKDGKIADAGINLIINPYDEVAVEGAIQLKEKGVAKEIVVVAAGSDKAMDAIRTALAMGADRGILVQQDTAADEFARAVALAEAIKGENPDIILAGHVAADDGSSQVPTRVAEILGLPHVNVITAVEIAGGKATCTSEADGGTQVTEVSLPAVISSQVSWNEPRYPSMKGIMAAKKKPVATAAAAAAESKVKILEFSLPPAKAAGIKIEDEPEVCATKLAEWMKNTVKVEVK, encoded by the coding sequence TTGAAGGTTCTAGTGTGTGTTAAGCAAACATTTGACACAGAAGCCAAGATCGAATTGAAGGATGGCAAAATAGCCGATGCTGGTATCAACCTGATTATTAATCCCTATGACGAAGTAGCTGTCGAAGGTGCCATCCAGTTGAAAGAAAAGGGTGTAGCCAAGGAAATAGTGGTTGTTGCTGCTGGTTCCGACAAAGCTATGGATGCCATTCGTACCGCCCTGGCTATGGGTGCTGACCGGGGAATACTGGTACAGCAGGATACTGCTGCTGATGAGTTTGCCAGAGCCGTTGCCCTGGCCGAGGCTATCAAAGGAGAGAACCCAGACATTATTCTCGCCGGCCATGTTGCGGCTGATGATGGTTCATCCCAGGTTCCTACCCGCGTAGCCGAGATTTTGGGCTTGCCCCATGTTAATGTTATCACTGCTGTTGAAATTGCTGGCGGCAAGGCCACCTGCACCAGTGAAGCTGATGGCGGAACTCAGGTAACCGAAGTAAGCCTTCCGGCGGTAATCTCCAGCCAGGTTAGCTGGAATGAACCCCGTTATCCGTCCATGAAGGGTATTATGGCTGCCAAGAAGAAACCGGTTGCCACCGCAGCTGCTGCGGCTGCTGAGAGCAAGGTAAAGATCCTTGAATTCAGCCTGCCCCCGGCCAAGGCTGCTGGTATCAAGATCGAAGACGAGCCTGAAGTATGCGCCACCAAGCTGGCAGAGTGGATGAAGAATACGGTTAAGGTTGAAGTAAAATAG